One Meriones unguiculatus strain TT.TT164.6M chromosome 5, Bangor_MerUng_6.1, whole genome shotgun sequence DNA segment encodes these proteins:
- the Mfap5 gene encoding microfibrillar-associated protein 5: protein MLFFGPKSLLFVMALSIPSDWLLLGVNGQRGDDVTEAFTEDPNLVNDPSTDDTVLADITPSTDDLASAGDKNTTAECRDEKFACTRLYSVHRPVKQCVHQVCFTSLRRMYIVNNEICSRLVCKEHEAMKDELCRQMAGLPPRRLRRSNYFRLPPCENMNLQRPSGL, encoded by the exons ATGCTGTTCTTTGGGCCCAAGTCGCTGCTGTTTGTCATGGCACTCAGCATCCCCTCTG ACTGGCTACTCCTAGGGGTCAATGGTCAACGAGGAG ATGATGTAACTGAAGCATTCACAGAAGATCCTA ACCTGGTGAATGACCCTTCTACAGATGACACAG TTCTGGCTGATATCACACCTTCCACAGATGACTTGG CCTCAGCTGGTGACAAAAATACTACTGCAG AGTGCCGGGATGAGAAATTTGCTTGCACCAGACTGTACTCTGTCCATCGGCCAGTCAAGCAGTGTGTCCACCAGGTCTGCTTCACCAG TTTACGGCGCATGTACATCGtcaataatgagatctgttcCCGGCTTGTCTGTAAAGAACACGAAGCTATGAAAG ATGAGCTTTGCCGGCAGATGGCCGGCCTGCCTCCAAGGCGGCTCCGTCGCTCCAACTACTTCCGACTTCCTCCCTGTGAAAATATGAATTTGCAGAGACCCAGTGGTCTGTGA